The genomic region TTCGACGCCGCGTCGCTGGACAACGCGGGCACGAAGGTCCGGGACACGCTCATCCCCGGCACCGTCGAGCAGGGCACGTTCAACGGCAAGCCGTACGTGCTCAACTACGCCTTCACCGTCTTCGGCCTCTGGTACGACAGCGCGCTGTTCCAGAAGAACGGCTGGGCGGCCCCGAAGACCTGGGCCGAGTTCACCGCGCTCTGCGACAAGATCAAGGCGGCCGGCATCACGCCCTACTCGTACGCCGGGGCGAACGCCGCGTACTACCAGTACCTGGTCATCCTGACCAGCGCCGCCAAGATCGGCGGGCCGGACGTGCTGAAGAACATCGACAACCTGGAGCCCGGCGCCTGGACGGCCGAGCCGGTCAAGCAGGCCGCCGCGGCCTGGGCCGAGATCGGCGCGAAGTACGGCAACAAGGCGCACCTGGGCCTCAAGCACACCGAGGTCCAGCTCCAGCAGAACCAGGGCAAGGTGGCCTTCTACCCCAGCGGTTCCTGGCTGGAGAACGAGCAGGCCAAGGACACCCCGCCCACGTTCAAGTACGCCGTCATGCCGGTGCCCAGCGTGTCCACCTCGGACAAGCTGCCGCAGACCGCCATCTTCGCGGCGGCCGGCGAGATGTACTTCGTCGCCTCGAAGGGCAAGAACCCGCGCGGCGGCATGGAGTACCTGCGGCACATGCTGTCCAAGGAGGGCGCCAAGGGCTTCACCGAGCTGACCAAGGTGCTCACCGTGGTCAAGGGCGCGGTCGACGGCCTGGAGATCTCGCCCGGCCTCACCAGCGGCAACGCGATGCTGAGCGCGGCCGGCAGCGACTACTTCTCGTACCGCTTCGACACCTGGTACAAGAAGCTCGACGACGAGGCCCGCGCCGCCACCAACGAG from Micromonospora sp. WMMD812 harbors:
- the ngcE gene encoding N-acetylglucosamine/diacetylchitobiose ABC transporter substrate-binding protein produces the protein MSVTPENPVELSRRTVLRRAAAAGLLATPAAGLLSGCVAGGDEEPTEQAAGEKTAENPLGVKEDAPLEVVIFNGGLGTKYATDVHIPSYKKKFPKAEVKFSQTEEVATVLQPRFTSNTPPDMVNNAGSKLMDQGALVQAGQVQDLTELFDAASLDNAGTKVRDTLIPGTVEQGTFNGKPYVLNYAFTVFGLWYDSALFQKNGWAAPKTWAEFTALCDKIKAAGITPYSYAGANAAYYQYLVILTSAAKIGGPDVLKNIDNLEPGAWTAEPVKQAAAAWAEIGAKYGNKAHLGLKHTEVQLQQNQGKVAFYPSGSWLENEQAKDTPPTFKYAVMPVPSVSTSDKLPQTAIFAAAGEMYFVASKGKNPRGGMEYLRHMLSKEGAKGFTELTKVLTVVKGAVDGLEISPGLTSGNAMLSAAGSDYFSYRFDTWYKKLDDEARAATNELMFNGGTADKFCQRMQKVADAVKSDSSIEKFTR